The following proteins are co-located in the Schistocerca nitens isolate TAMUIC-IGC-003100 chromosome 2, iqSchNite1.1, whole genome shotgun sequence genome:
- the LOC126236644 gene encoding polyadenylate-binding protein 4-like isoform X1, with translation MNPGGPNYPMASLYVGDLHQDVTEAVLFEKFSTAGPVLSIRVCRDMITRRSLGYAYVNFQQPADAERALDTMNFDIIKGRPIRIMWSQRDPSLRKSGVGNVFIKNLDKSIDNKAMYDTFSAFGNILSCKVAQDENGVSKGYGFVHFETEEAATKSIEKVNGMLLNAKKVFVGKFVPRKEREKELGEKAKLFTNVYIKNFGEDFTDDMLKEMFQKYGKITSHKVMTREDGKSRGFGFVAFEDPEDAERAVEELNGKELPDGKILYVGRAQKKAERQQELKRKFEQLKIERLNRYQGVNLYVKNLDDTIDDERLRKEFAPFGTITSAKVMLEDGRSKGFGFVCFSSPEEATKAVTEMNGRIVGTKPLYVALAQRKEDRKAHLASQYMQRMANMRMQQMGQQIFQPNAGGGYFVPTLAAQPQRYYTPAQMTPIRATPRWTAQPQVRPNAQGTASTFGNLPFRAAPRPAAQPTSIRNQLSARPITGQQSVGAGSIQGRPMGAPTVSVSAQGRPATYKYTANMRNPPQPMPVAQQPPVQQAVHIQGQEPLTASMLAEASHRDQKQMLGERLFPLIQHMYPELAGKITGMLLEIDNSELLHMLEHHESLKAKVEEAVAVLQAHQAKQAASQGKKE, from the exons ATGAATCCAGGAGGGCCAAACTATCCTATGGCTTCGCTGTATGTGGGCGACCTGCATCAAGATGTTACAGAAGCTGTACTGTTTGAAAAGTTTTCAACTGCTGGACCTGTGCTGTCTATTCGTGTCTGCAGGGACATGATAACCCGTCGTTCGCTGGGATACGCTTATGTCAACTTCCAGCAACCTGCCGATG CGGAGAGAGCTTTGGACACTATGAATTTTGATATAATTAAAGGGCGTCCAATTCGTATCATGTGGTCTCAGCGAGATCCCTCTCTTCGAAAGTCTGGCGTTGGCAATGTTTTCATTAAGAATTTAGACAAAAGCATTGATAACAAAGCCATGTATGACACGTTTTCCGCGTTTGGAAATATATTAAGCTGTAAG GTTGCTCAAGATGAAAATGGTGTATCAAAGGGATATGGCTTTGTGCAttttgaaactgaagaagctgctaCTAAATCAATTGAGAAAGTAAATGGTATGTTACTTAATGCCAAGAAAGTATTTGTTGGAAAGTTTGTACCACGAAAGGAGCGTGAGAAGGAACTTGGAGAAAAGGCAaaacttttcacaaatgtttatATAAAGAACTTTGGTGAAGACTTCACTGATGATATGCTGAAAGAGATGTTCCAGAAGTATGGAAAAATCACCAGTCATAAG GTAATGACAAGGGAAGATGGGAAGTCGCGTGGATTTGGTTTCGTTGCGTTTGAAGACCCGGAAGATGCCGAAAGAGCGGTGGAAGAACTTAATGGCAAAGAGCTACCGGATGGGAAG ATTCTGTACGTGGGCCGTGCACAGAAGAAAGCTGAAAGGCAGCAAGAGCTGAAACGAAAATTTGAGCAGCTCAAGATTGAACGTCTCAATCGCTACCAAGGTGTGAATTTGTATGTGAAAAATCTTGACGACACAATAGATGACGAACGACTGCGTAAGGAGTTCGCACCTTTTGGAACTATTACTAGTGCTAAG GTCATGCTGGAAGATGGACGTAGTAAAGGATTTGGATTTGTTTGCTTTTCTTCACCTGAGGAAGCAACTAAGGCTGTAACAGAGATGAATGGTAGGATTGTTGGTACTAAACCTCTGTATGTTGCCCTAGCGCAAAGAAAGGAAGACCGCAAAGCTCATTTGGCGTCTCAATATATGCAGAGAATGGCCAACATGAGAATGCAGCAAATGGGACAG CAGATCTTCCAGCCAAATGCAGGCGGTGGATACTTCGTTCCAACACTTGCCGCCCAGCCGCAACGTTATTACACTCCAGCACAGATGACACCAATAAGAGCAACACCACGCTGGACTGCACAACCCCAAGTGCGTCCTAATGCTCAGGGCACTGCTTCGACATTTGGAAATTTGCCTTTCCGAGCTGCTCCAAGACCTGCAGCGCAGCCAACTTCAATTCGAAACCAACTGTCTGCAAGGCCAATTACAG GTCAACAGTCCGTTGGAGCGGGTAGCATCCAGGGCCGTCCAATGGGTGCTCCAACTGTGTCAGTTTCTGCTCAGGGACGTCCTGCTACATACAAGTACACAGCTAATATGCGTAACCCACCACAACCAATGCCTGTGGCACAGCAACCACCTGTACAGCAG GCTGTGCACATTCAAGGCCAAGAACCACTGACTGCCTCAATGTTGGCTGAGGCTTCCCATCGTGACCAGAAACAGATgttgggagaacgtctgttccccTTAATTCAGCATATGTATCCAGAATTAGCTGGGAAAATTACTGGAATGTTACTGGAGATAGATAATTCAGAGCTTCTGCATATGTTGGAACACCATGAGTCTCTCAAAGCTAAG GTTGAAGAAGCTGTTGCTGTTCTTCAAGCCCACCAGGCAAAACAAGCTGCATCTCAAGGAAAGAAGGAATAA
- the LOC126236644 gene encoding polyadenylate-binding protein 4-like isoform X2, whose protein sequence is MNPGGPNYPMASLYVGDLHQDVTEAVLFEKFSTAGPVLSIRVCRDMITRRSLGYAYVNFQQPADAERALDTMNFDIIKGRPIRIMWSQRDPSLRKSGVGNVFIKNLDKSIDNKAMYDTFSAFGNILSCKVAQDENGVSKGYGFVHFETEEAATKSIEKVNGMLLNAKKVFVGKFVPRKEREKELGEKAKLFTNVYIKNFGEDFTDDMLKEMFQKYGKITSHKVMTREDGKSRGFGFVAFEDPEDAERAVEELNGKELPDGKILYVGRAQKKAERQQELKRKFEQLKIERLNRYQGVNLYVKNLDDTIDDERLRKEFAPFGTITSAKVMLEDGRSKGFGFVCFSSPEEATKAVTEMNGRIVGTKPLYVALAQRKEDRKAHLASQYMQRMANMRMQQMGQIFQPNAGGGYFVPTLAAQPQRYYTPAQMTPIRATPRWTAQPQVRPNAQGTASTFGNLPFRAAPRPAAQPTSIRNQLSARPITGQQSVGAGSIQGRPMGAPTVSVSAQGRPATYKYTANMRNPPQPMPVAQQPPVQQAVHIQGQEPLTASMLAEASHRDQKQMLGERLFPLIQHMYPELAGKITGMLLEIDNSELLHMLEHHESLKAKVEEAVAVLQAHQAKQAASQGKKE, encoded by the exons ATGAATCCAGGAGGGCCAAACTATCCTATGGCTTCGCTGTATGTGGGCGACCTGCATCAAGATGTTACAGAAGCTGTACTGTTTGAAAAGTTTTCAACTGCTGGACCTGTGCTGTCTATTCGTGTCTGCAGGGACATGATAACCCGTCGTTCGCTGGGATACGCTTATGTCAACTTCCAGCAACCTGCCGATG CGGAGAGAGCTTTGGACACTATGAATTTTGATATAATTAAAGGGCGTCCAATTCGTATCATGTGGTCTCAGCGAGATCCCTCTCTTCGAAAGTCTGGCGTTGGCAATGTTTTCATTAAGAATTTAGACAAAAGCATTGATAACAAAGCCATGTATGACACGTTTTCCGCGTTTGGAAATATATTAAGCTGTAAG GTTGCTCAAGATGAAAATGGTGTATCAAAGGGATATGGCTTTGTGCAttttgaaactgaagaagctgctaCTAAATCAATTGAGAAAGTAAATGGTATGTTACTTAATGCCAAGAAAGTATTTGTTGGAAAGTTTGTACCACGAAAGGAGCGTGAGAAGGAACTTGGAGAAAAGGCAaaacttttcacaaatgtttatATAAAGAACTTTGGTGAAGACTTCACTGATGATATGCTGAAAGAGATGTTCCAGAAGTATGGAAAAATCACCAGTCATAAG GTAATGACAAGGGAAGATGGGAAGTCGCGTGGATTTGGTTTCGTTGCGTTTGAAGACCCGGAAGATGCCGAAAGAGCGGTGGAAGAACTTAATGGCAAAGAGCTACCGGATGGGAAG ATTCTGTACGTGGGCCGTGCACAGAAGAAAGCTGAAAGGCAGCAAGAGCTGAAACGAAAATTTGAGCAGCTCAAGATTGAACGTCTCAATCGCTACCAAGGTGTGAATTTGTATGTGAAAAATCTTGACGACACAATAGATGACGAACGACTGCGTAAGGAGTTCGCACCTTTTGGAACTATTACTAGTGCTAAG GTCATGCTGGAAGATGGACGTAGTAAAGGATTTGGATTTGTTTGCTTTTCTTCACCTGAGGAAGCAACTAAGGCTGTAACAGAGATGAATGGTAGGATTGTTGGTACTAAACCTCTGTATGTTGCCCTAGCGCAAAGAAAGGAAGACCGCAAAGCTCATTTGGCGTCTCAATATATGCAGAGAATGGCCAACATGAGAATGCAGCAAATGGGACAG ATCTTCCAGCCAAATGCAGGCGGTGGATACTTCGTTCCAACACTTGCCGCCCAGCCGCAACGTTATTACACTCCAGCACAGATGACACCAATAAGAGCAACACCACGCTGGACTGCACAACCCCAAGTGCGTCCTAATGCTCAGGGCACTGCTTCGACATTTGGAAATTTGCCTTTCCGAGCTGCTCCAAGACCTGCAGCGCAGCCAACTTCAATTCGAAACCAACTGTCTGCAAGGCCAATTACAG GTCAACAGTCCGTTGGAGCGGGTAGCATCCAGGGCCGTCCAATGGGTGCTCCAACTGTGTCAGTTTCTGCTCAGGGACGTCCTGCTACATACAAGTACACAGCTAATATGCGTAACCCACCACAACCAATGCCTGTGGCACAGCAACCACCTGTACAGCAG GCTGTGCACATTCAAGGCCAAGAACCACTGACTGCCTCAATGTTGGCTGAGGCTTCCCATCGTGACCAGAAACAGATgttgggagaacgtctgttccccTTAATTCAGCATATGTATCCAGAATTAGCTGGGAAAATTACTGGAATGTTACTGGAGATAGATAATTCAGAGCTTCTGCATATGTTGGAACACCATGAGTCTCTCAAAGCTAAG GTTGAAGAAGCTGTTGCTGTTCTTCAAGCCCACCAGGCAAAACAAGCTGCATCTCAAGGAAAGAAGGAATAA